In the Desulfuromonas sp. DDH964 genome, GTGCGGCCGATCGCCATGACCTCGCCGACCGATTTCATCTGCGTCGTCAGGGTCGCGTCGGCCTGCGGAAATTTCTCAAAGGTAAAGCGCGGAATCTTGGTGACGACATAGTCGATGGTCGGCTCAAATGAGGCAAAGGTTTCCCGGGTGATGTCGTTGGGAATCTCGTCAAGGGTGTAGCCGACCGAAAGCTTGGCGGCGATCTTGGCGATGGGAAAGCCGGTCGCCTTGGAGGCGAGCGCCGAAGAGCGGGAGACGCGCGGGTTCATTTCGATGACCACCAGGCGGCCGTCCTGAGGGTTGATCCCGAACTGGATATTGGAACCGCCGGTTTCAACGCCGATTTCGCGGATGATCTTGATCGAGGCGTCACGCAGGATCTGGTATTCCTTGTCGGTGAGGGTCTGCGCCGGGGCGACGGTGATCGAGTCGCCTGTGTGGACCCCCATCGGGTCGAAGTTCTCGATGGAGCAGATGATGACGACGTTGTCGGCGAGGTCGCGCATCACCTCGAGTTCGAATTCCTTCCAGCCGATGACCGACTCCTCCACCAGGATTTCATTGGTCGGCGAAGCGTCGATGCCGGCAACAGCCATGGTTTCGTATTCTTCCCGGTTGTAGGCGATGCCGCCGCCGGTGCCGCCGAGGGTGAAGGAGGGGCGGATAATGGCCGGAAAGCCGACATGCTCGATGATGTCGATCGCTTCCTGGTAGTTGTGAGCGAGGCCGCTGCGCGGCACGGCGATGCCGATGCGCTCCATCGCCTGCTTGAAGAGGGTGCGGTCTTCCGCCATCTCGATGGCCGGCAGCTTGGCGCCAATCAGCTCGACCCCGTACTTTTCGAGGGTGCCGTTTTTGGCGACGGCTACCGCGGTATTGAGGGCGGTCTGGCCACCGAGGGTGGGGAGCAGGGCGTCGGGCCGTTCTTTTTCGATGATGCGGGCCAGGACCTCCGGGGTCACCGGCTCGATATAGGTCCGGTCGGCGAAGTCCGGGTCGGTCATGATCGTCGCCGGATTGGAGTTGAGGAGAATGACGAAGTAACCTTCTTCTTTCAGCGCCTTGCAGGCCTGGGTTCCGGAATAGTCGAATTCGCAGGCCTGGCCGATGACGATCGGCCCGGCACCGATGATCAAAATCTTTTTAATGTCTGTACGTTTAGGCATCGGATTACTTTCACAATTATAGGTGAGGGGTCGAAGGTGGCGATCCCGGGAGTTCCCTCCCCGGCTACTTTTCCCCTTTTGTCTGCTGCGCTTTTTCCATCATCGTGATAAAGCGGTCGAAGAGATAGTGGGCGTCGTGGGGACCGGGTGACGCTTCCGGATGGTACTGCACCGAGAAGGCCGGCAGGCTCTTGTGGCACAACCCTTCGACGGTGTTGTCATTGAGGTTGATGTGGGTGGTCACGGCGGCACTGTCGATAGAGGCGGCGTCGACGGCAAAGCCATGGTTCTGGGCAGTAATCTCCACATCGTGGCCGTCGCCGCGGCGCACCGGCTGGTTGCCGCCGCGGTGGCCGAATTTCAGCTTGTAGGTACTCCCCCCCAGGGCGATGGAGAGGAGCTGATGGCCGAGGCAGATGCCGAAAAGCGGGACCTGCCCGAGGAGCTTGCGGATATTCTCCTGGGCATAGACGATCGGCTCCGGGTCGCCCGGACCGTTGCTGAGAAAAACGCCGTCGGGCTTCATCGCCAGGACCTCCTCCGCCGGCGTGTCGGCGGGGACCACGGTCACCGCGCACCCTGCCGCGGCCAGGTTGCGCAGGATGTTGCGCTTGATCCCGAAGTCGTAGGCGACAACCTTGAAGCGCGGCTTCCCGGTCACCGCCCGGTAGCCGTCAACCAGATCCCAGGTCCCTTCCTCCCACTGATACGGTTTGGCGCAGGTAACCTCCCGGACCAGGTCGCGGCCGACAATGGAAGGGGCCTGCCGGGCCTTGGCGACCAGGCTCTGCGGGTCGAGGTCGGTGGTGGAGATGATCCCGGTCTGGGCTCCTTCGTCGCGGATGTGGCGCACCAGCGCCCGGGTATCGAGGCCCTGAATGCCGACAATGCCATTCTCCTTGAGATAGGCATCGAGGCTCATCTTGGAGCGCCAGTTGCTGGGGAAGTCGCTCGCTTCCTTGACGACAAAACCGGAAAGGTGTGGCCGCGCCGATTCGACATCCTCGAGATTGATGCCGTAGTTGCCGATCAGCGGATAGGTCATGGTGACAATTTCACCGGCATAGGAAGGATCGGTAAGGATCTCCTGGTAACCGGACATGCTGGTGTTGAAGACGACTTCGCCGGTCACTTCACCGGGGGCGCCGAGGGCCTTGCCGACGAAATATTTGCCATCGGCCAAGGCAAGGATTGCTTTCATGCTTCCGGATCTCCTTAAGGTAATATCTGGGGAATGTTCTTTAAGTATCTTGAAAGGCTAGCTATTCTGGTACGCAATCTTGCCATCGACAAGGGTAAATTTGGCACCACCGCGCATCGTCTCCCCCAAAAATGGGGAGTTTTTCGATTTGCTGGCCAGGTCCGCGGCTGTCACCTGCCACTGCCGCTGCGGGTCGATGATGGTGATATCGGCCCGTGCCCCGGGGGCCAGGGTCCCCCGGTCGATGCCAAGGATGCGGGCCGGGTTGACGGCCATGCGCGCCACCAGCTCCGGCAGGGTCAAGACCCCCTCTTCGACCAGACGCAGGCTGAGGGGGAGAGAGGTCTCAAGCCCGATGATTCCGTTCAGGGCGACATTGAATTCGAGGTCCTTCTCGTCGATGTGGTGGGGCGCGTGGTCGGTGGCAATGCAATCGATGGTGCCGTCCCTCAAGCCTTCCTTGATCGCGGCGACATCCTCCGCCTCCCGCAAGGGCGGGTTCATCTTGGCGTTGGTGTTGTAGCCGCGCACCGCATCGTCGGTGAGGGTGAAGTAGTGCGGCGCGGTTTCGCAGGTGACCCGGACGCCGCGCGCCTTGGCCTCGCGGATGAGGCGTACCGAGCCGCGGGTCGAGACATGGGCAATGTGCAGCGGTGAGCTGGTGTATTCCGCCAGCATCACGTCCCGGGCGGTGGCGATGTCCTCGGCGACCCGGGGAATCCCTTTCAGGCCGAGTTCGGTGGAGGTAAAGCCTTCGTTCATGACCCCCTCCCCCACCAGGCTCAACTCCTCGGCGTGGCTGATCACGAGAATGCCGATGCCGCGGGAGTATTCGAGGGCGCGACGCATCAGTTCGGCATCGACTACCGGGCGACCGTCATCGGAGACGGCGACACAGCCCGACTCCTTGAGTTCCCCCATCTCGGCGAGGCGCTCCCCCTTACCGCCGGTCGTGATCGAACCGACCGGGAAGACGTTGACAACCCCGACCTCCCGGGCCTTGTTGACGATGTAGCTGACAACGGCCTGGTTGTCGATCACCGGCTTGGTGTTGGGCATGCAGGCGATGGAGGTAAAGCCGCCGGCCGCCGCCGCGCGACAGCCGCTGGCAATGTCTTCCTT is a window encoding:
- the carA gene encoding glutamine-hydrolyzing carbamoyl-phosphate synthase small subunit — encoded protein: MKAILALADGKYFVGKALGAPGEVTGEVVFNTSMSGYQEILTDPSYAGEIVTMTYPLIGNYGINLEDVESARPHLSGFVVKEASDFPSNWRSKMSLDAYLKENGIVGIQGLDTRALVRHIRDEGAQTGIISTTDLDPQSLVAKARQAPSIVGRDLVREVTCAKPYQWEEGTWDLVDGYRAVTGKPRFKVVAYDFGIKRNILRNLAAAGCAVTVVPADTPAEEVLAMKPDGVFLSNGPGDPEPIVYAQENIRKLLGQVPLFGICLGHQLLSIALGGSTYKLKFGHRGGNQPVRRGDGHDVEITAQNHGFAVDAASIDSAAVTTHINLNDNTVEGLCHKSLPAFSVQYHPEASPGPHDAHYLFDRFITMMEKAQQTKGEK
- a CDS encoding dihydroorotase, encoding MNLLIKNGRIIDPSQDLDANLGLWVQNGKVKEIGQGLKAPADCQVIDASGCYVTPGLVDMHVHLRDPGLEYKEDIASGCRAAAAGGFTSIACMPNTKPVIDNQAVVSYIVNKAREVGVVNVFPVGSITTGGKGERLAEMGELKESGCVAVSDDGRPVVDAELMRRALEYSRGIGILVISHAEELSLVGEGVMNEGFTSTELGLKGIPRVAEDIATARDVMLAEYTSSPLHIAHVSTRGSVRLIREAKARGVRVTCETAPHYFTLTDDAVRGYNTNAKMNPPLREAEDVAAIKEGLRDGTIDCIATDHAPHHIDEKDLEFNVALNGIIGLETSLPLSLRLVEEGVLTLPELVARMAVNPARILGIDRGTLAPGARADITIIDPQRQWQVTAADLASKSKNSPFLGETMRGGAKFTLVDGKIAYQNS